In the Pseudothauera hydrothermalis genome, one interval contains:
- a CDS encoding EamA family transporter, whose product MEKWVFYAFVSMFFAGFTSVIAKMGLAGISGELGLTIRTLFVCGFVLIFAWLAVPFQELALVGQRNLLWLGLSGVTTALSWIFYYKALKVGDVATVALIDKGSVVVAMLLAWLLLREVITWRMVVGAALIVAGLLVIARR is encoded by the coding sequence ATGGAAAAATGGGTCTTCTACGCCTTCGTGTCGATGTTCTTCGCGGGCTTCACGTCGGTGATCGCCAAGATGGGCCTGGCAGGTATTTCGGGCGAACTGGGGCTGACCATCCGCACGCTCTTCGTGTGTGGGTTCGTGCTGATCTTTGCCTGGCTGGCAGTGCCGTTTCAGGAGTTGGCCTTGGTCGGTCAGCGCAATTTGCTGTGGCTGGGGCTGTCCGGCGTAACCACTGCCCTGTCCTGGATTTTTTACTACAAGGCGCTCAAGGTCGGCGACGTGGCCACGGTGGCGCTGATCGACAAGGGCAGCGTGGTCGTCGCCATGCTGCTGGCCTGGCTGCTGCTGCGCGAAGTCATCACCTGGCGCATGGTGGTCGGCGCCGCGCTGATCGTGGCGGGATTGCTGGTCATCGCCCGCAGATAG
- a CDS encoding DUF7281 domain-containing protein has protein sequence MDRTLRAALLKLHGQQTLPASHFTAAQRSALDRFARQTGAVICQRQGRGDVYRVGDPRLFDIHLSALSPQVGMLTTEDLPLRAQHIAHARDSKARNHQHECYYPLLKAVGEKVLWRQGEHGSELPLSQLTHHFGAASLRIETGDTWQSGQPLWLVENQALFDRTDWLPVGTQATLLYYGGQLDGRLLAWLRQRPRASRVVLFPDYDGVGLANFARLFAQLGDTCECWLMPDWQSKLARYGSQRLWQDTFREFTSAVPQLPDYLGPLTEQMRQSGRALEQEAVWLSVL, from the coding sequence ATGGATCGAACCCTGCGCGCAGCCTTGCTCAAACTGCATGGCCAACAAACCCTGCCGGCCAGCCATTTCACCGCCGCTCAGCGCAGCGCTCTGGATCGCTTTGCCCGGCAGACAGGAGCGGTAATCTGCCAGCGTCAGGGGCGCGGTGATGTTTACCGTGTTGGCGATCCGCGACTATTCGATATCCATCTGAGCGCACTCTCCCCCCAGGTCGGGATGCTGACCACGGAAGACCTGCCGCTGCGGGCGCAACACATCGCCCACGCGCGCGACAGCAAAGCGCGCAACCATCAGCATGAGTGCTACTACCCCTTGCTCAAGGCCGTTGGCGAAAAGGTTCTCTGGCGGCAAGGCGAACACGGGAGCGAACTGCCACTCAGCCAGCTCACGCACCACTTCGGGGCTGCCAGCCTGCGCATTGAAACTGGCGACACCTGGCAAAGCGGGCAGCCGCTCTGGCTGGTGGAGAACCAGGCGCTGTTTGACCGCACGGATTGGCTGCCAGTAGGAACGCAAGCCACCCTGCTGTACTACGGCGGACAGCTTGATGGCCGGCTTCTCGCCTGGCTGAGGCAGCGCCCGCGTGCAAGCCGTGTCGTACTGTTCCCGGACTATGACGGCGTGGGGCTGGCCAATTTCGCGCGACTCTTTGCACAGCTTGGCGACACTTGCGAATGCTGGCTGATGCCCGACTGGCAAAGCAAACTGGCACGCTATGGTAGCCAGCGGCTGTGGCAGGATACGTTTCGGGAGTTCACCAGTGCTGTTCCGCAGTTGCCTGATTATCTGGGTCCGTTAACCGAACAGATGCGCCAATCCGGACGGGCGCTCGAACAAGAAGCGGTCTGGCTATCTGTTCTGTAG
- the crcB gene encoding fluoride efflux transporter CrcB: MLHSILAISVGASLGAVSRWLLGLSLNMLFPAIPPGTVAANLIGGYLIGVALAVFAAAPNLAPEWRLLIITGFLGGLTTFSTFSAEVTTLVQQGRLAMAATAITVHVGGSLLMTLIGLGTVAAFKRF; encoded by the coding sequence ATGCTCCATTCCATACTTGCCATCAGCGTCGGTGCCTCGCTCGGTGCCGTATCGCGGTGGCTGCTGGGCCTATCGCTCAACATGCTGTTTCCCGCGATCCCACCGGGCACAGTGGCCGCCAACCTGATCGGGGGCTACCTGATCGGCGTCGCGTTGGCGGTCTTTGCCGCTGCGCCGAACCTGGCGCCCGAGTGGCGTTTGCTGATCATTACCGGCTTTCTCGGCGGGCTGACCACGTTCTCGACCTTTTCCGCCGAAGTCACGACCTTGGTCCAGCAGGGACGACTTGCTATGGCGGCGACGGCCATCACAGTTCATGTCGGCGGTTCGCTGCTGATGACCCTGATCGGCCTTGGAACGGTCGCGGCTTTCAAACGATTCTGA
- the modA gene encoding molybdate ABC transporter substrate-binding protein, with translation MKLLRSLLLACSLLFATTAYAEKVTVAAAADLKFAMDEIVATFKKAHPTDEVEVIYGSSGKFHTQIQQGAPYDLYFSADIAFPRELVKAGFAASEVKPYAFGRIVLWSAGMDASKMTLASLTDPKIARIAIANPKHAPYGKRAEEALRASGLWEKVEPKLVYGENIAHTAQFVQTGNAQVGIIALALAVNPELARRGGYWLIPDKLHEPLEQGFVITKRAEGNALARRFADYMSSQPARAVMTKYGFVLPGEAAGR, from the coding sequence ATGAAACTCCTGCGCTCCTTGCTGCTCGCCTGCTCGCTGCTGTTTGCAACCACCGCCTACGCCGAGAAAGTCACCGTCGCAGCGGCGGCTGATCTGAAGTTCGCGATGGATGAAATCGTCGCCACCTTCAAGAAGGCCCACCCTACCGACGAGGTGGAAGTCATCTATGGCTCCTCGGGCAAGTTCCACACGCAGATTCAGCAGGGTGCGCCCTATGACCTGTATTTCTCGGCCGACATCGCCTTCCCGCGCGAGCTGGTGAAAGCGGGCTTCGCGGCCTCCGAGGTCAAGCCCTATGCCTTCGGCCGCATCGTGCTGTGGAGCGCGGGTATGGATGCCAGCAAGATGACGCTGGCGAGCCTGACCGATCCCAAGATCGCCCGCATCGCCATCGCCAACCCCAAGCACGCGCCTTACGGCAAGCGCGCTGAGGAAGCCTTGCGTGCCTCCGGCCTGTGGGAAAAGGTCGAGCCGAAGCTGGTCTATGGCGAGAACATCGCCCACACGGCCCAGTTCGTGCAGACCGGCAATGCCCAAGTCGGCATCATTGCCCTGGCCTTGGCCGTCAATCCTGAGCTGGCCAGGCGCGGCGGCTACTGGCTGATCCCCGACAAGCTGCACGAGCCGCTGGAACAAGGCTTCGTCATCACCAAGCGGGCCGAGGGCAACGCCCTGGCCCGCCGCTTCGCCGACTACATGAGCAGCCAGCCTGCGCGGGCGGTGATGACCAAGTACGGCTTCGTCCTGCCGGGCGAAGCCGCCGGCAGGTAG
- a CDS encoding TraR/DksA family transcriptional regulator, producing MDMEHFRLQLLIEQKETIGALQQAQQSAAPVELDQSSVGRVSRIDALQQQALAQGLLERLTIRKRKVEAALARLDSGTYGLCCACHGNLEPERLNADPAVVFCQECAAARQ from the coding sequence ATGGACATGGAGCACTTCCGCCTTCAGCTGCTGATAGAGCAAAAAGAAACGATTGGGGCGCTTCAGCAGGCGCAGCAGTCGGCTGCGCCGGTCGAACTGGATCAATCCAGTGTCGGCAGGGTGTCGCGTATAGACGCTCTCCAACAACAAGCCCTCGCTCAAGGATTGTTGGAGCGGCTGACTATTCGTAAACGCAAGGTCGAGGCTGCACTGGCCCGCCTCGACTCTGGCACCTATGGGCTGTGCTGCGCCTGTCACGGCAATTTGGAGCCAGAACGGTTGAACGCCGATCCGGCTGTCGTCTTCTGCCAAGAATGCGCCGCAGCGCGTCAGTGA
- a CDS encoding universal stress protein encodes MKNENKVLACVDQSHFADYVADYAAWAARRMDAPLEFLHVIDRHPELGSSEDHSGAIGIDAQENLLTKLSADDEARTKHAREQGRLFLNRLRERAIAAGATLVDVRQRHGELEETLAEQAEGVRLLVLGRRGEAAETTQRDLGRNVERVVRALHKPSLTVTEGFKEPQRVMIAFDGGNVTRRGVEMVAGSPLFRGLPIYLLMSGKESPDAPKQLDWAKTTLEVAGFDVTASLIPGDAESIIAKTVKAQSIDMLIMGAFGHSPLRSLLFGSKTTELLRSSTIPTLLLR; translated from the coding sequence ATGAAGAACGAAAACAAAGTGCTGGCCTGCGTGGATCAATCCCACTTCGCCGATTACGTGGCCGACTACGCTGCCTGGGCAGCTCGGCGCATGGATGCGCCACTGGAGTTCCTGCACGTCATCGACCGCCATCCAGAATTGGGATCGAGCGAGGATCACAGTGGGGCCATCGGCATCGACGCCCAGGAAAATCTGCTGACCAAGCTCTCCGCCGACGACGAGGCTCGCACCAAGCATGCCCGCGAACAAGGCCGCCTCTTCCTCAACCGACTGCGCGAGCGGGCTATTGCTGCCGGGGCCACACTGGTCGATGTTCGTCAGCGGCACGGCGAACTGGAGGAAACGCTTGCAGAGCAGGCTGAGGGCGTGCGCCTGCTGGTTTTGGGTCGCCGTGGCGAAGCCGCAGAGACCACCCAACGCGACCTTGGCCGAAACGTCGAGCGCGTCGTGCGCGCCCTGCACAAGCCGAGCCTGACCGTAACGGAAGGCTTCAAAGAGCCGCAGCGCGTGATGATTGCCTTCGATGGCGGCAACGTGACCCGGCGTGGCGTCGAGATGGTTGCGGGCAGCCCGCTGTTCCGTGGTCTGCCGATCTATCTGCTGATGTCGGGCAAGGAAAGTCCAGATGCCCCCAAGCAACTTGACTGGGCCAAGACCACCTTGGAAGTGGCAGGCTTCGATGTGACCGCCTCGCTGATCCCCGGCGATGCGGAAAGCATCATTGCCAAGACGGTGAAAGCGCAGTCCATCGACATGCTCATCATGGGGGCGTTCGGTCACTCACCGCTGCGCAGCCTGCTGTTCGGCAGCAAGACGACTGAGCTATTGCGTTCCTCGACCATTCCTACCCTGCTGTTGCGCTAG
- a CDS encoding AAA family ATPase yields the protein MFVGKGWHVGLCEFTVNHYKTYWLTRRECGVWRFAQTAVIVIYSSAIWEAIMRKPKQARPLRLREYEAAIAALKEQHPWLVRQIVEPAPGHLTVVAHLFAQVECLLPPTVLACKGSLSVSCNRDRLVIHYQPPRRHSERAAAVFDLIAQTKHLSLQKCPVCGVQVVGDGIRPQRCPQHDGIQGLFAEEVRRSRQLIVEQGVQQVVHDLGRVTTEDVRATMAVQDEPVPSEAKPEQVQEQPTETAKSMPLPSIVFLDEAGLETFVDRHRPKGDDKFKRAQAMAERIKRAGHGSRQLGLLPPDWKALLDEFAQAFPNFHELAELMRDHFALSSLGDGRVSWPAVLLVGPAGIGKTEAARWLADQLVLPFRVFDIASTQSSSPLAGSESFWSNSEPGQLFELLAYQPLANPVVVLDELDKASNGRPQYDPLAALYTLLEPRSARGFIDLSIRDFAIDASHVNWMATANELEAIPGPLRSRLTVLHIQPPRPEQVRSIAQSIYNRLRDEASWGSAFAERLDDDVLFRLQALPPRSVRLVLQRALGAAVRDGRRVVQVRDIRPLIAFNRRGVGFTGDGWD from the coding sequence TTGTTCGTTGGCAAGGGTTGGCATGTCGGGCTCTGTGAATTCACTGTAAATCACTATAAAACTTATTGGCTGACAAGACGAGAGTGCGGAGTTTGGCGATTCGCGCAAACTGCTGTTATAGTAATTTATAGTTCGGCTATTTGGGAGGCCATCATGCGTAAGCCAAAGCAAGCCCGTCCGTTGCGCCTGCGGGAATACGAAGCAGCCATTGCTGCGCTCAAGGAGCAGCATCCCTGGCTTGTCCGGCAGATCGTCGAACCTGCGCCAGGGCATCTGACCGTGGTGGCACATCTGTTTGCCCAGGTGGAATGCCTGCTGCCGCCCACAGTGCTCGCATGCAAGGGCTCACTGTCGGTGAGTTGCAACCGGGATCGCCTGGTCATTCATTACCAGCCGCCGCGACGCCACAGCGAACGTGCAGCAGCAGTGTTCGATCTGATTGCCCAGACCAAGCACCTTTCGCTGCAAAAATGCCCCGTTTGCGGTGTACAGGTTGTCGGGGACGGCATCCGTCCGCAACGCTGTCCGCAACACGACGGCATCCAAGGATTGTTTGCCGAAGAAGTGCGCCGCAGCCGCCAGCTCATCGTCGAACAGGGGGTACAGCAGGTGGTGCACGATCTGGGTAGGGTGACGACTGAAGATGTACGCGCCACCATGGCGGTTCAGGATGAGCCCGTCCCGAGTGAAGCCAAACCGGAGCAGGTTCAGGAGCAGCCGACAGAAACCGCTAAATCAATGCCCTTGCCGAGCATCGTCTTTCTCGATGAAGCCGGGCTGGAGACGTTCGTGGATCGCCACCGACCGAAAGGCGACGACAAGTTCAAGCGCGCACAGGCGATGGCGGAGCGGATCAAGCGAGCGGGCCATGGTAGCCGCCAACTGGGCCTGCTGCCCCCGGACTGGAAAGCCCTTCTGGATGAGTTCGCGCAGGCCTTTCCAAACTTCCATGAACTGGCCGAGCTGATGCGTGATCACTTCGCCTTGTCCAGTCTGGGCGATGGCCGGGTGTCCTGGCCTGCCGTGTTGCTGGTCGGCCCGGCGGGCATCGGCAAAACCGAGGCGGCACGCTGGCTTGCCGATCAGCTCGTGCTACCGTTCCGGGTCTTCGACATAGCGAGTACGCAATCAAGTTCGCCGCTCGCCGGTTCCGAATCATTTTGGAGCAATTCCGAGCCAGGCCAGCTCTTTGAGCTGTTGGCCTACCAGCCACTGGCCAACCCGGTGGTGGTACTCGATGAACTGGACAAGGCCAGTAACGGCAGACCGCAATACGATCCGCTGGCAGCACTCTATACCTTGCTGGAACCGCGCAGTGCGCGGGGTTTCATCGACCTGTCGATCCGCGACTTTGCCATCGACGCCAGTCATGTCAATTGGATGGCGACCGCGAATGAGCTGGAGGCGATTCCGGGGCCGCTACGCTCACGGTTGACGGTGTTGCACATTCAACCGCCCAGGCCGGAGCAGGTCAGAAGCATTGCGCAGTCGATTTACAACCGCCTCCGGGACGAGGCGAGCTGGGGCAGTGCCTTTGCCGAGCGACTGGATGATGACGTCCTATTCCGTCTGCAAGCCTTGCCGCCGCGCAGTGTGCGTCTGGTTCTGCAGCGGGCCTTGGGCGCGGCGGTTCGTGATGGCAGGAGGGTTGTCCAAGTGCGAGACATCAGGCCACTAATTGCGTTCAATCGTCGAGGCGTAGGATTTACTGGAGATGGTTGGGATTGA
- a CDS encoding winged helix-turn-helix domain-containing protein — MNQPCAVLVRPRVYIGDGIAIGPGKIDLLRAVGQTRSIAAAARSLGLPYKRAWLLIDSLNEGFGRPVVETATGGKGGGGASLTTLGQQLIERYDALEASLNASAGKELQALHDLAN; from the coding sequence ATGAACCAACCGTGCGCCGTCCTGGTGCGGCCGCGCGTCTACATCGGCGACGGGATCGCCATCGGTCCCGGCAAGATCGACCTGCTGCGGGCAGTCGGCCAGACCCGCTCGATTGCGGCGGCGGCCCGTTCTCTCGGCTTGCCCTACAAGCGCGCCTGGCTGCTGATCGACTCCCTGAACGAAGGGTTTGGCCGCCCCGTTGTTGAAACGGCGACAGGGGGCAAAGGCGGTGGCGGCGCGTCCCTGACAACGCTCGGACAGCAACTCATCGAGCGTTATGACGCCCTGGAAGCCAGTCTCAACGCCAGCGCAGGCAAGGAACTGCAAGCCCTGCACGATCTGGCGAACTGA
- a CDS encoding condensin complex protein MksE, whose translation MTIPHALAATLSQMPALAELFRLFLSGKHLNRMAEPALWAELEQHEASYVGLFAALGFELRLDARGFAWFHNSDANSNIGKISRQLALLFMVIFDAQANAGKALQRFTDWLIDSAWLAEVYKQQQDLLDAEGLNLDALVELMGRACNLGFAVAEPAGWRLLPAVCRYLDHFESLALTAKTDGDEESTPAAEDWTADAPDDEENT comes from the coding sequence ATGACGATCCCACACGCTCTGGCAGCCACCCTGTCGCAAATGCCGGCATTGGCCGAGCTGTTCCGCTTGTTTCTCTCCGGCAAACACCTGAATCGAATGGCCGAGCCCGCGCTGTGGGCGGAGCTGGAACAGCACGAGGCCAGCTATGTCGGCTTGTTTGCCGCGCTGGGGTTCGAACTGCGCCTGGATGCCAGGGGCTTTGCCTGGTTTCACAACAGTGACGCCAACAGCAACATCGGCAAGATCAGCCGCCAGCTGGCCTTGCTGTTCATGGTGATCTTCGATGCCCAGGCCAACGCCGGCAAGGCCCTGCAGCGCTTTACCGATTGGCTGATCGACAGCGCCTGGCTGGCCGAGGTCTACAAGCAACAGCAAGACCTGCTGGATGCCGAGGGCCTCAACCTCGACGCCCTGGTGGAGCTGATGGGCCGCGCCTGCAACCTCGGCTTTGCCGTGGCAGAGCCGGCGGGCTGGCGACTGCTGCCCGCTGTATGCCGTTACCTCGATCATTTCGAAAGCCTGGCGTTGACGGCCAAGACCGATGGCGACGAAGAGAGCACGCCTGCAGCGGAAGACTGGACTGCGGATGCACCAGACGACGAGGAGAACACCTGA
- a CDS encoding sulfite exporter TauE/SafE family protein, whose amino-acid sequence MSASVRNGQGFVAGSLIGTLGGLIGLGGAEFRLPVLVGVFRLGTLEAVILNKAMSLVVVAAALLFRGGTIAPDTLADHLDVVLNLLAGSLVGAWWAAGHAITLSRQWLNRIILVLLVALSLVMLSEAWAGVHEGSTPLFEAGPLRFVAGLIAGLGIGMVAALLGVAGGELLIPAIVLLYGLDIKLAGSLSLMVSLPTMIVGFARYTRAYAFQVLREERPLMGWMTGGSILGAAIGGLLLGLVPTGALMGLLGIVLLVSAIKTFQHAH is encoded by the coding sequence ATGAGCGCATCCGTCCGCAACGGCCAAGGCTTCGTCGCTGGTTCGCTGATCGGCACCCTGGGCGGCTTGATCGGCCTCGGCGGGGCCGAATTCCGCCTGCCGGTGCTGGTCGGCGTGTTCCGTCTCGGCACCTTGGAGGCCGTCATCCTCAACAAGGCGATGAGCCTGGTCGTGGTCGCCGCCGCGCTGCTGTTCCGGGGCGGCACGATTGCGCCGGACACGCTGGCCGATCACCTCGACGTGGTGCTGAACCTGCTCGCGGGCAGTCTCGTCGGGGCCTGGTGGGCAGCAGGCCATGCCATCACCCTGTCGCGCCAGTGGCTCAACCGCATCATCCTGGTTCTGCTGGTCGCCTTGTCCCTGGTCATGCTCTCGGAAGCCTGGGCCGGTGTGCATGAGGGCAGCACGCCGCTGTTCGAGGCCGGACCGCTGCGCTTTGTGGCCGGACTGATCGCTGGCCTGGGCATCGGCATGGTCGCCGCCCTGCTGGGCGTGGCCGGTGGCGAGCTGCTGATTCCGGCCATCGTGCTGCTCTACGGTCTGGACATCAAGCTCGCGGGCAGTCTGTCGCTGATGGTCAGCCTGCCGACCATGATTGTCGGCTTCGCCCGCTACACCCGCGCCTACGCCTTCCAGGTGCTGCGCGAGGAAAGGCCGCTGATGGGCTGGATGACGGGCGGCTCTATCCTTGGCGCGGCCATTGGCGGCCTGCTGCTCGGCCTGGTGCCGACCGGCGCGCTGATGGGGCTGCTCGGCATCGTCCTGCTGGTCTCGGCCATCAAGACCTTTCAGCACGCGCATTGA
- a CDS encoding bile acid:sodium symporter, with protein MDRLILKRQQVWIYLTAILAGLLVGSLWPSTHAVFETLLWPTLALLLFATFVQVPLLHVREAFADRRFVTAVLAGNFVILPLLVWGMVQYLPSEPVLRLGVLLVLLVPCTDWFITFSQLAGGNVPRAIAVTPINLLLQLLLLPLYLWGMMGDDFSTVVRPEQVWPALLVVLLPLLAAVSAERWIEARSHRSRVREHLVWWPVPLLATVVFLIAAAQVGTVRQALGLLPVIVPLFVVFLVLAAMLARVLAWWLELPVDQGRTLAFSLGTRNSFVVLPFALSLPAGWEVAAVVIVVQSLVELFGMVAYLWWVPRSLFK; from the coding sequence GTGGATCGCCTGATACTCAAACGGCAGCAGGTATGGATTTATCTGACCGCCATCCTGGCCGGTCTGCTTGTGGGCAGCCTGTGGCCGAGCACGCACGCAGTGTTCGAAACACTGCTGTGGCCCACTCTGGCACTCCTGCTGTTCGCCACCTTTGTGCAGGTGCCGCTGCTGCATGTGCGCGAGGCCTTCGCGGATCGTCGTTTCGTGACGGCCGTGCTGGCCGGGAACTTCGTCATCCTGCCGTTGCTGGTCTGGGGCATGGTGCAGTATCTGCCCTCCGAACCGGTGCTGCGGCTGGGCGTGCTGCTGGTTCTGCTGGTGCCCTGCACGGACTGGTTCATCACGTTCAGCCAGCTCGCGGGCGGCAACGTACCGCGCGCCATCGCGGTGACGCCCATCAACCTGCTGTTGCAGTTGCTCCTGTTGCCGCTGTACCTGTGGGGGATGATGGGCGATGATTTCTCGACGGTGGTGCGTCCTGAACAGGTGTGGCCGGCCTTGCTGGTCGTCCTGCTGCCGCTCCTTGCTGCGGTGTCAGCGGAGCGCTGGATCGAAGCCCGCAGCCATCGGTCCAGGGTACGGGAGCACCTCGTCTGGTGGCCCGTGCCCTTGCTGGCCACGGTGGTGTTCCTGATCGCTGCCGCGCAGGTGGGCACCGTTCGGCAGGCGCTGGGCTTGCTGCCGGTGATCGTGCCGCTGTTCGTGGTGTTTCTGGTGCTCGCTGCCATGCTCGCCAGGGTCCTGGCCTGGTGGCTGGAGCTGCCCGTCGATCAAGGCCGCACCCTGGCGTTCAGCCTGGGCACGCGCAATTCCTTCGTGGTGCTGCCCTTTGCCCTGTCGCTGCCCGCCGGATGGGAAGTGGCGGCGGTGGTGATCGTGGTGCAGTCGCTGGTCGAACTCTTCGGCATGGTGGCCTACCTGTGGTGGGTGCCCCGCAGCCTCTTCAAGTAA
- the modB gene encoding molybdate ABC transporter permease subunit, whose product MLSDSDLQALWLTVRLAGIVTLILLLVGTPIAWWLARTKAWWKGPIGAVVALPLVLPPSVLGFYLLLAMGPNGPVGQLTQALGLGPLPFTFWGLVIASVFYSLPFMVQPLQTAFEAVGDRPLEVAATLRASPVDAFFTVAVPLAAPGFLTASILTFAHTVGEFGVVLMIGGNLPGVTRVASVQIYDHVEALEYMQAHRLAAVMLIFSFLVLLALYAWRPNPKKGG is encoded by the coding sequence ATGCTGAGCGATAGCGATCTGCAAGCCCTCTGGCTGACCGTGCGCCTGGCGGGCATCGTCACCCTGATCCTGCTGCTGGTCGGCACGCCCATCGCCTGGTGGCTGGCCCGCACCAAGGCGTGGTGGAAAGGCCCCATCGGTGCGGTAGTGGCCTTGCCCCTGGTGCTGCCGCCTTCGGTACTGGGCTTTTACCTCTTGCTGGCGATGGGGCCGAACGGCCCGGTGGGCCAACTCACCCAGGCGCTGGGACTCGGCCCGCTGCCCTTCACCTTCTGGGGGCTGGTCATCGCCTCGGTGTTCTACTCCCTGCCGTTCATGGTTCAACCCCTGCAAACGGCCTTCGAGGCGGTGGGCGACCGGCCGCTGGAGGTGGCCGCCACCCTGCGCGCGTCACCCGTGGATGCCTTCTTCACCGTGGCGGTGCCGCTGGCCGCACCAGGCTTCCTGACGGCCTCGATCCTGACCTTCGCCCACACGGTCGGCGAGTTTGGCGTGGTGCTGATGATCGGCGGCAACCTGCCGGGCGTCACAAGGGTCGCCTCGGTGCAGATTTACGACCACGTAGAAGCGTTGGAATACATGCAGGCGCACCGCCTGGCGGCGGTGATGCTGATCTTCTCCTTCCTCGTGCTGCTGGCTCTGTACGCCTGGCGGCCCAATCCGAAGAAGGGAGGCTGA
- the modC gene encoding molybdenum ABC transporter ATP-binding protein yields MAGIDACFRLDWPGFSLAVDLSLPGRGVTALFGHSGSGKTTLLRCIAGLERAPQGRLTVAGQVWQDTGRWVPTHQRPIGYVFQEASLFAHLTVMGNLRYGMKRNGEAQRVSLDHAIELLGIGHLLDRKPDRLSGGERQRVGIARALAVSPRLLLMDEPLAALDLKRKQEILPYLERLHDELDIPVLYVSHSPDEVARLADHLVAMEGGRVLASGPLAETLARLDLPIRLGEDAGAILDGTVGEVDGNWHLARVDFDGGSLWARDHGLTVGRRVRVRVLARDVSLAIEPGQGSIQNVLRGVVDAMGGDDHPGLALVRVRVGEAVLLARLTKRAMSTLGVGVGMPIWVQVKSVALME; encoded by the coding sequence ATGGCGGGCATCGATGCATGTTTCCGACTCGACTGGCCGGGCTTCTCCCTCGCCGTGGATCTCAGCCTGCCCGGCCGGGGTGTGACCGCCCTGTTCGGGCATTCCGGTTCCGGCAAGACCACGCTGCTGCGGTGCATTGCCGGTCTGGAACGCGCACCGCAAGGGCGGCTCACCGTCGCTGGTCAAGTGTGGCAGGACACCGGGCGCTGGGTGCCAACCCACCAGCGGCCCATCGGCTACGTGTTCCAGGAGGCCAGCCTGTTCGCGCATCTGACGGTGATGGGCAACCTGCGCTACGGCATGAAGCGCAACGGCGAGGCGCAGCGCGTGAGCCTCGATCACGCCATCGAGCTGCTGGGCATCGGGCATCTGCTCGACCGCAAGCCGGATCGCCTCTCCGGCGGCGAACGCCAGCGGGTAGGCATTGCCCGTGCCTTGGCGGTCAGTCCGCGCCTGTTGCTGATGGATGAGCCGCTGGCCGCGCTCGACTTGAAGCGCAAACAGGAAATCCTGCCCTACCTGGAGCGCCTTCACGACGAACTGGACATTCCGGTGCTCTACGTCAGCCACTCGCCCGATGAAGTCGCTAGGCTGGCCGACCATCTGGTGGCGATGGAGGGCGGCCGGGTGCTGGCCAGCGGACCGCTGGCCGAGACGCTGGCCCGCCTCGACTTGCCGATCCGGCTCGGCGAGGATGCCGGGGCAATCCTCGACGGTACGGTGGGCGAAGTGGACGGCAACTGGCACCTGGCGCGCGTCGATTTCGACGGCGGCAGTCTGTGGGCGCGTGACCATGGTCTGACGGTTGGCCGCCGCGTTCGAGTCCGCGTGCTGGCTCGCGATGTCAGCCTGGCCATCGAGCCTGGACAGGGAAGCATTCAGAATGTGTTGCGCGGCGTGGTGGACGCGATGGGCGGTGATGACCATCCTGGTCTCGCGTTGGTGCGGGTCAGAGTGGGTGAGGCGGTGCTGCTGGCACGCCTGACCAAGCGGGCCATGAGCACGCTGGGCGTGGGCGTTGGCATGCCGATCTGGGTGCAGGTCAAATCGGTGGCGCTGATGGAATGA
- a CDS encoding DUF190 domain-containing protein translates to MQGYQLTFFTQQDRRHGCTPLGEWLLEEARRLGLRGATLTTADEGYGHAGRIHSSHFFEQADQPLEVTMAVTADEAERLFARLREENVRVFYVKTPIEFGMTGDV, encoded by the coding sequence ATGCAAGGCTACCAACTGACGTTTTTCACCCAGCAGGATCGGCGGCATGGATGCACGCCGCTTGGCGAGTGGCTGCTCGAAGAAGCCCGGCGGCTGGGGCTGCGCGGGGCGACCCTGACGACGGCCGACGAGGGCTATGGGCACGCGGGCCGCATCCATTCCTCACATTTCTTCGAGCAGGCCGACCAGCCGCTGGAGGTCACCATGGCGGTGACCGCCGATGAAGCGGAGCGCCTGTTCGCGCGCCTGCGGGAGGAGAACGTACGGGTTTTCTACGTCAAGACGCCCATCGAGTTCGGCATGACTGGCGACGTCTGA